A stretch of Desulfovibrio desulfuricans DSM 642 DNA encodes these proteins:
- the hypF gene encoding carbamoyltransferase HypF: MSKQPLVRRAFVASGQVQGVGFRPFVYRLAAEGGLTGTVGNTSEGVRMEMQGAEAEVQRFGRRLRAELPPLARLTGVGEHDLPVVEDETAFRIVPSSGQAAHSVLVSPDMGVCADCLADMRDPANPRYQYAFTNCTNCGPRYTITRSIPYDRAVTSMSCFPLCPRCSTEYADPADRRFHAQPVACPACGPRLWFVDKAAASKGNTAPTAENQQQALEQAVQTLLHGGILALKGLGGFQLACDARNAQSLQELRRRKTRPHKPLALMVGDLATARALCDLTPEHEALLQSPEKPVVLCPRRSTPQHGAAIQDDAAYLPHEVAPDTGKIGIMLAYTPLHAVLFSHLAECTSLPPVLVMTSANAGGEPICLGNREALARLAYLADAWLLHDRDILVRVDDSVVTLQPSLPGADAHGTPATANQLAEPLFYRRARGYVPRPVFLPKADQNAPCVLGTGAELKATICLTRGAEAFVGQHIGDLENPATLSFYEEVAAHLEKLLEVRPEALVCDAHPDFLSTRYAEARAEREGLPLWRLQHHAAHAAAVLAENSHYGPALALCLDGTGLGGDGTVWGGELLFMELEQAQWRRVGRLAPFALPGGDAAVRQPWRIALALRSLCEQAEIPLPSLHTPWLPEQTQAADAVTEMLRRGINCPVTSSCGRLFDAVAAQLGLCLDTSYEGQAAIRLEDAANRADERIRTALEGKARDKDVAALIWPVGIALHHDLLEMDSAGLFAHVAQAQAQGMDATEAAARFHLSLARALAGMAGRAARKLGASGVGLTGGVLQNATLARLLPLALAEQGLTALTHHELPPGDGGLSLGQAVWGRLMLARAKL, encoded by the coding sequence ATGAGCAAACAACCGTTGGTCAGAAGGGCCTTTGTGGCTTCCGGGCAGGTGCAGGGCGTGGGTTTTCGCCCCTTTGTCTATCGCCTTGCAGCCGAAGGCGGGCTTACAGGCACTGTGGGCAACACCTCAGAAGGCGTGCGTATGGAAATGCAGGGCGCAGAGGCAGAAGTGCAGCGCTTTGGCCGCCGCCTGCGCGCCGAACTGCCGCCGCTGGCACGGCTGACCGGTGTGGGCGAACACGACCTGCCTGTTGTGGAGGATGAAACAGCCTTCCGCATTGTTCCCAGCTCAGGGCAGGCAGCGCACAGCGTGCTTGTAAGCCCGGATATGGGCGTATGCGCCGACTGCCTCGCCGACATGCGCGATCCGGCCAACCCCCGCTACCAGTACGCCTTTACCAACTGCACCAACTGCGGGCCGCGCTATACCATCACGCGCTCCATTCCCTATGACCGCGCTGTCACATCCATGAGCTGTTTCCCGCTCTGCCCCCGGTGCAGCACAGAATATGCCGACCCGGCAGACAGGCGCTTTCATGCCCAGCCCGTGGCCTGCCCAGCGTGCGGGCCGCGCCTGTGGTTTGTGGATAAGGCGGCTGCCAGCAAGGGCAACACAGCGCCGACCGCAGAAAATCAGCAACAGGCTCTGGAACAGGCCGTGCAGACCCTGCTCCACGGCGGGATTCTGGCGCTCAAAGGTCTGGGGGGCTTTCAACTGGCCTGCGATGCGCGCAATGCCCAAAGCCTGCAAGAGCTGCGGCGGCGCAAAACACGCCCGCACAAGCCGCTGGCCCTCATGGTTGGTGATCTGGCAACAGCCCGCGCCCTGTGCGACCTCACACCGGAACACGAGGCTCTGCTGCAAAGCCCGGAAAAGCCTGTTGTTCTCTGCCCCCGCCGCAGCACGCCGCAACATGGTGCAGCCATTCAGGATGATGCTGCATATTTGCCGCATGAGGTAGCTCCCGACACTGGCAAGATCGGTATCATGCTCGCTTACACGCCCCTGCATGCCGTACTTTTCAGCCACCTTGCAGAATGCACGTCCTTGCCGCCCGTGCTGGTCATGACCTCGGCCAATGCCGGGGGCGAACCCATTTGCCTTGGCAACCGCGAGGCTCTGGCCCGGCTTGCCTATCTGGCGGACGCATGGCTGCTGCACGACCGGGATATTCTGGTGCGCGTGGACGACAGTGTGGTGACGCTCCAGCCGAGCCTGCCCGGCGCAGATGCGCACGGCACACCTGCGACCGCAAACCAGCTTGCCGAACCGCTGTTCTACCGCCGCGCCCGGGGCTATGTGCCGCGCCCGGTTTTTCTGCCCAAGGCGGACCAAAACGCCCCTTGCGTGCTGGGAACCGGGGCGGAGCTCAAGGCCACCATTTGCCTGACGCGCGGGGCCGAGGCCTTTGTGGGCCAGCACATCGGCGATCTGGAAAATCCCGCCACCCTGAGTTTTTATGAGGAGGTGGCCGCGCATCTGGAAAAACTGCTGGAGGTGCGGCCCGAGGCTCTGGTGTGCGATGCGCACCCCGATTTTCTTTCCACCCGCTATGCCGAGGCCCGCGCAGAACGCGAGGGCCTGCCCCTGTGGCGCTTGCAGCACCACGCCGCCCACGCCGCTGCGGTTTTGGCCGAAAACAGCCACTACGGCCCGGCGCTGGCCCTCTGCCTTGACGGCACGGGGCTTGGCGGTGATGGAACAGTATGGGGTGGAGAACTGCTGTTCATGGAGCTTGAGCAGGCTCAGTGGCGCAGGGTGGGCCGTCTGGCCCCCTTTGCCTTGCCGGGCGGAGATGCGGCAGTGCGCCAACCCTGGCGCATTGCGCTGGCCCTGCGCAGCCTTTGCGAGCAGGCGGAAATTCCCCTCCCGTCACTGCACACCCCCTGGCTGCCGGAACAGACGCAGGCCGCAGATGCTGTGACAGAAATGCTGCGGCGCGGCATCAACTGCCCGGTCACATCCAGTTGCGGACGCCTCTTTGATGCGGTGGCCGCGCAATTGGGGCTGTGCCTTGATACAAGCTACGAGGGTCAGGCCGCCATCCGCCTTGAAGATGCCGCCAACCGGGCAGATGAACGCATACGTACTGCGCTTGAGGGCAAGGCGCGCGACAAGGACGTGGCCGCATTGATCTGGCCCGTGGGTATTGCGCTTCACCACGATTTGCTGGAAATGGACAGCGCGGGCCTGTTTGCCCACGTTGCGCAGGCGCAGGCGCAGGGAATGGACGCCACAGAAGCCGCGGCGCGTTTTCACCTCAGCCTTGCGCGGGCACTGGCAGGCATGGCGGGCCGTGCGGCCCGCAAACTGGGGGCGAGCGGTGTGGGCCTCACCGGCGGCGTATTGCAGAATGCCACGCTGGCGCGGCTGCTGCCGCTGGCGCTGGCGGAACAGGGCCTCACAGCCCTCACCCATCATGAACTGCCGCCCGGCGACGGCGGGCTTTCCCTCGGTCAGGCCGTGTGGGGCAGACTGATGCTGGCAAGGGCTAAACTCTGA
- a CDS encoding RsmB/NOP family class I SAM-dependent RNA methyltransferase: MPKTLIRSFRLVCAPEQVPAVEALLRAQGYDFEPEPFSPLCRRLVAEPRPLGGSLAAFFGYIYIQDRSSMLPPLALAPAAGSAVLDMCASPGSKTGFLAQLVGRNGFVLGNEPSPTRLGTLRANLHQLNLIQAATCSYSGDALPLRPGSWDAILLDPPCSGWGTAEKHPQVLKLWQGDKLDSLTGLQRRLLRHAASLLRPGGRLVYSTCTTNVDENEAQVRFAEQELGLEREHLDPIPGFVWEEMPGGEGTLRVDGARSQAQGFYVALFRKPGNENAAVLPFESSASEPQAAVWGVPASVPSGGPLAGQSSSQSLGPRNGRRTGRNRGDDRAGKPVERPSGSPLPPESLVGATCNPDLLPPGRAVLYGEHVRFVSPQATALLPPGCVWQGSLLGKLSGGTLDAAPRLRVLMQSPPDAASSLVLDDVADITALLSGQSRQTGLNGREAGLWWRDLPLGRIVLKQGRAIAGFK, from the coding sequence ATGCCGAAAACTCTTATCCGTTCTTTCCGCCTGGTATGCGCCCCGGAGCAGGTGCCCGCAGTGGAGGCCCTGCTGCGCGCTCAGGGGTATGATTTTGAGCCGGAACCTTTTTCTCCCCTGTGCCGCCGCCTTGTGGCCGAGCCGCGCCCGCTTGGCGGTTCGCTGGCTGCATTTTTCGGTTACATTTATATACAGGACCGGTCGTCCATGTTGCCGCCGCTGGCGCTGGCTCCCGCTGCTGGCAGCGCCGTGCTCGACATGTGCGCAAGCCCAGGCAGCAAAACCGGCTTTCTGGCCCAGCTTGTGGGGCGCAATGGTTTTGTGCTCGGCAACGAGCCTTCGCCCACGCGCCTTGGCACCCTGCGGGCCAACCTGCACCAGCTTAATCTGATACAGGCCGCCACCTGTTCGTACAGCGGCGATGCCCTGCCTTTACGCCCCGGCTCGTGGGACGCAATCCTGCTTGACCCGCCCTGTTCCGGCTGGGGAACCGCAGAAAAACACCCGCAGGTGCTCAAGCTCTGGCAGGGCGACAAGCTCGACAGCCTCACCGGGCTGCAACGCCGTCTGCTGCGCCATGCGGCCTCGTTGCTGCGTCCCGGCGGGCGGCTGGTGTATTCCACCTGCACGACCAATGTGGATGAAAACGAGGCGCAGGTGCGCTTTGCCGAGCAGGAGCTGGGGCTGGAGCGCGAACACCTTGATCCCATCCCCGGTTTCGTGTGGGAGGAAATGCCCGGCGGTGAAGGCACCTTGCGTGTGGATGGCGCACGCTCGCAGGCTCAGGGATTTTATGTGGCCCTTTTCCGCAAACCGGGTAATGAGAATGCGGCGGTTTTGCCCTTTGAAAGCAGCGCGTCTGAGCCGCAAGCAGCCGTTTGGGGCGTGCCTGCTTCTGTTCCCTCCGGGGGGCCACTTGCGGGCCAGAGTTCGAGCCAGAGCCTTGGCCCGCGCAATGGACGGCGTACCGGGAGGAATCGCGGTGACGACCGTGCGGGAAAGCCCGTTGAACGTCCTTCGGGCAGTCCGTTGCCGCCGGAAAGCCTTGTGGGCGCGACCTGCAACCCTGATCTGCTGCCCCCAGGGCGGGCCGTGCTGTATGGTGAACATGTGCGCTTTGTGTCGCCTCAGGCCACGGCTCTTTTGCCCCCCGGTTGCGTATGGCAGGGTTCATTGCTGGGGAAGCTCAGCGGCGGAACGCTGGATGCCGCGCCGCGCCTGCGCGTGCTCATGCAGTCGCCGCCGGATGCCGCCTCCAGCCTGGTGCTGGACGATGTGGCCGATATCACGGCCCTGTTGAGCGGGCAAAGCCGCCAGACAGGTTTGAATGGACGCGAGGCTGGCCTGTGGTGGCGCGATCTGCCTTTGGGGCGCATTGTTCTCAAGCAGGGCAGGGCCATAGCCGGATTTAAATAG
- a CDS encoding FG-GAP repeat domain-containing protein: MKFAMRLTFSVCLLLVAVAAGAASAAAKSAVVLPFVVNAPQSYAYLSKAVQATIQGRLDRPGVLEARTGQNKAASQAEAQQALRSSGADNAIWGSVSVMGNDCTVVMNSVDKAGKTWSKTAQAPVSELTTSVQKLTSALSQEVFGISSAMRTPGSTASGSPRGATANGDIVTNETGQQQVYLNPQFRYQGAGAEDGSRLRTQRLGYNMVDMAVGDFNGDGKNEIAILSDHDLRIYSWPANGQLRLIGETVVSRSNNNFSMRAIDLNRDRSMALVVTTTEESSNRPYSFIYSFKGNKFTTIADRIPYYVSVMRVPPTYSPTLVGQGWDSLKLFAPGVRIMTKQDGKFTLGTRLDLPTGATVFNCVWLPAGKNGKGEQLVMLTDDERIKLFQGHGNTLVHTTMERYSGSATGMDHYKGMPGLGVDKAYQLPSKYYAPMRLIAADIGNTGDYTLLVNKPISTAAQFFDRYRFFPQGEVHALYWDGVGLGLKWKTRRIRGSVAEIDLADVNNDGILDLVVGLNTSPDLGIGSRQCMITAYPLDVSATNPNVPADLSDFEISPN; the protein is encoded by the coding sequence ATGAAATTCGCCATGCGACTGACTTTTTCGGTCTGCCTGCTGCTCGTCGCCGTTGCTGCGGGCGCCGCCAGCGCCGCCGCTAAAAGCGCTGTGGTATTGCCCTTTGTGGTCAATGCCCCCCAGAGCTATGCTTACCTTTCCAAGGCTGTTCAGGCTACCATTCAGGGACGCCTTGACCGCCCTGGCGTGCTTGAAGCCCGTACGGGACAGAACAAGGCCGCCAGCCAGGCAGAAGCCCAGCAGGCGCTCCGCTCTTCTGGTGCAGACAACGCCATATGGGGCTCGGTGAGCGTCATGGGCAACGACTGCACCGTTGTTATGAACAGCGTGGACAAGGCAGGCAAAACCTGGAGCAAAACCGCCCAGGCTCCTGTGAGCGAACTGACCACTTCTGTGCAGAAACTGACCTCGGCCCTGAGCCAGGAAGTGTTTGGTATTTCCTCAGCAATGCGCACCCCCGGCTCCACCGCCTCTGGTTCCCCGCGTGGCGCAACCGCCAATGGCGACATCGTCACCAACGAAACCGGGCAGCAGCAGGTATACCTGAACCCGCAGTTCCGCTATCAGGGCGCTGGCGCTGAAGACGGCTCCCGCCTGCGCACCCAGCGCCTGGGTTACAACATGGTCGATATGGCCGTGGGCGACTTTAACGGCGATGGCAAGAATGAAATCGCCATCCTGAGCGATCACGATCTGCGCATCTACAGCTGGCCCGCCAACGGTCAGCTCCGGCTGATTGGCGAAACCGTGGTTTCGCGCTCCAACAACAACTTCTCCATGCGCGCCATCGACCTCAACCGCGACCGCAGCATGGCTCTTGTTGTGACCACCACCGAAGAATCAAGCAACCGCCCTTACTCCTTCATTTACAGCTTCAAGGGCAACAAGTTCACCACCATTGCCGACCGCATTCCTTACTATGTGAGCGTCATGCGTGTGCCCCCCACCTACAGCCCCACTCTCGTGGGTCAGGGCTGGGATTCGCTCAAGCTCTTCGCCCCCGGCGTGCGCATCATGACCAAGCAGGACGGCAAGTTCACGCTTGGCACCCGTCTTGACCTGCCCACCGGCGCCACCGTGTTCAACTGCGTGTGGCTGCCCGCCGGCAAGAATGGCAAGGGTGAACAGCTTGTCATGCTGACCGACGACGAGCGCATCAAGCTCTTCCAGGGCCACGGCAACACCCTGGTTCACACCACCATGGAACGTTATTCCGGCTCTGCCACGGGCATGGATCACTACAAGGGCATGCCAGGCCTGGGCGTGGACAAAGCCTACCAGTTGCCCAGCAAGTACTACGCCCCCATGCGCCTCATCGCTGCCGACATCGGCAATACCGGCGACTACACGCTGCTGGTCAACAAGCCCATATCCACTGCGGCGCAGTTCTTTGACCGTTACCGTTTCTTCCCCCAGGGCGAAGTTCATGCCCTGTACTGGGACGGCGTGGGCCTTGGCCTCAAGTGGAAGACCCGCCGCATCCGTGGTTCTGTGGCAGAAATCGATTTGGCTGACGTGAACAACGATGGCATCCTTGATCTGGTGGTGGGCCTGAACACCTCGCCCGATCTCGGCATCGGCAGCCGCCAGTGCATGATTACCGCCTATCCTCTGGACGTTTCGGCCACCAACCCCAACGTGCCTGCGGACTTGAGCGACTTTGAAATAAGCCCCAACTAG